The Streptomyces sp. HSG2 genome has a segment encoding these proteins:
- a CDS encoding redox-sensing transcriptional repressor Rex has protein sequence MATGRAQRPATRSRGIPEATVARLPLYLRALTALSERSVPTVSSEELAAAAGVNSAKLRKDFSYLGSYGTRGVGYDVEYLVYQISRELGLTQDWPVVIVGIGNLGAALANYGGFASRGFRVAALIDADPAMAGKPVAGMPVRHTDDLEGIIRDNGVSIGVIATPAGAAQQVCERLVAAGVTSILNFAPTVLSVPEGVDVRKVDLSIELQILAFHEQRKSGEGNAPERAAPAVRAASRREGPDGDLPAVMPA, from the coding sequence GTGGCAACTGGCCGAGCACAACGACCGGCGACCCGCAGCCGAGGGATTCCCGAGGCCACCGTCGCCCGGCTTCCGCTGTACCTCCGCGCGCTCACGGCGCTCTCCGAGCGTTCGGTACCGACGGTCTCCTCCGAGGAGTTGGCCGCCGCCGCCGGGGTGAACTCCGCGAAGCTGCGCAAGGACTTCTCCTACCTCGGCTCCTACGGGACTCGGGGTGTCGGATACGACGTCGAGTATCTCGTCTACCAGATCTCGCGCGAGCTCGGGTTGACCCAGGACTGGCCGGTGGTGATCGTCGGGATCGGCAACCTGGGCGCCGCCCTCGCCAACTACGGCGGTTTCGCCTCCCGCGGGTTCCGGGTCGCCGCGCTCATCGACGCCGACCCCGCGATGGCCGGGAAGCCCGTCGCCGGGATGCCGGTACGGCACACCGACGACCTGGAGGGGATCATCCGGGACAACGGGGTGTCCATCGGCGTGATCGCCACCCCCGCCGGAGCGGCCCAGCAGGTCTGCGAGCGTCTCGTGGCCGCGGGTGTCACCTCCATCCTGAACTTCGCGCCGACCGTGCTGTCCGTTCCCGAGGGCGTGGACGTGCGCAAGGTGGACCTGTCCATCGAGTTGCAGATCCTCGCCTTCCACGAGCAGCGCAAGTCCGGCGAGGGCAACGCGCCGGAGCGGGCCGCGCCCGCCGTCCGCGCCGCGAGCCGCCGTGAAGGACCGGACGGGGACCTCCCCGCCGTGATGCCGGCATGA
- a CDS encoding glutaredoxin family protein — protein sequence MARMSPLFRRSTPEAASSQHPEKHLVTLIRKPGCHLCDDAQAVVERVCADLGVEWRTRDITRDPALHERYWEQIPVVLVDGRQHTFWRVNEERLRGALVE from the coding sequence ATGGCCCGCATGAGCCCCCTGTTCCGCCGAAGCACGCCGGAAGCCGCGTCGTCCCAGCACCCTGAGAAGCATCTCGTCACTCTCATCCGCAAGCCCGGCTGTCATCTGTGCGACGACGCGCAGGCCGTCGTCGAGCGGGTCTGCGCCGACCTGGGCGTCGAGTGGCGTACGAGGGACATCACCCGGGACCCGGCACTGCACGAGCGGTACTGGGAGCAGATCCCGGTGGTCCTCGTCGACGGCAGGCAGCACACCTTCTGGCGTGTGAACGAGGAACGGCTTCGCGGGGCACTGGTCGAGTAG
- a CDS encoding HAD-IB family hydrolase, whose amino-acid sequence MAALAWLTPRRRPATARSVLAGEASAEAARSCAEEAPPTAEPDFPVVGDDRAAAFFDLDNTVMQGAALFHFGRGLYKRQFFETRDLARFAWQQAWFRLAGVEDPEHMRDARDSALSIVRGHLVSELRSIGEEIYDEYMAGRIWPGTRALAQAHLDAGQRVWLVTAAPVEIAQVIARRLGLTGALGTVAESVDGVYTGRLVGEPLHGPAKAEAVRALAAGEGLDLARCAAYSDSHNDIPMLSLVGHPYAINPDAKLRRHARERDWRLRDYRTGRKAARVGIPAAAGVGAVAGGTVAALALHRRRR is encoded by the coding sequence ATGGCCGCTCTCGCATGGCTCACCCCCCGTAGGCGCCCCGCCACGGCACGCAGCGTGCTGGCCGGCGAAGCCTCGGCGGAGGCCGCCCGCTCGTGCGCCGAGGAGGCGCCGCCGACCGCCGAACCCGACTTCCCCGTCGTCGGCGACGACCGGGCCGCGGCCTTCTTCGACCTGGACAACACGGTGATGCAGGGCGCCGCCCTGTTCCACTTCGGACGGGGCCTGTACAAGCGGCAGTTCTTCGAGACCCGCGACCTGGCGCGGTTCGCCTGGCAACAGGCCTGGTTCCGACTGGCCGGCGTCGAGGACCCCGAGCACATGCGGGACGCCCGCGACTCGGCGCTCTCCATCGTGCGGGGCCACCTCGTCAGCGAACTGCGCTCGATCGGCGAGGAGATCTACGACGAGTACATGGCGGGGCGGATCTGGCCCGGGACCAGGGCGCTGGCGCAGGCACACCTGGACGCGGGCCAACGGGTCTGGCTGGTGACGGCGGCACCGGTGGAGATCGCCCAGGTGATCGCGCGACGCCTTGGACTGACCGGCGCGCTGGGGACGGTCGCCGAGTCGGTGGACGGCGTGTACACCGGCAGGCTGGTGGGAGAGCCGCTGCACGGACCGGCGAAGGCGGAGGCGGTCCGCGCCCTCGCCGCGGGCGAGGGCCTCGACCTGGCCCGGTGCGCGGCGTACAGCGACTCGCACAACGACATCCCGATGCTGTCGCTGGTGGGACACCCCTACGCGATCAACCCGGACGCCAAGCTGCGCCGGCACGCCCGGGAGCGGGACTGGCGGCTGCGGGACTACCGCACCGGAAGGAAGGCGGCGCGGGTGGGCATCCCGGCCGCGGCGGGGGTCGGCGCCGTGGCGGGCGGCACCGTCGCGGCCCTGGCCCTGCACCGACGCCGTCGATAG
- a CDS encoding ECF subfamily RNA polymerase sigma factor, BldN family, translating to MYPHVGVDASGLATLRATVERFQDLFRDFAPAAYAAPALTAATAPAGPCYALAEGGAAVGRRARSSGTTTARRPAADSDSARMMELVERAQAGEAEAFGRLYDQYSDTVYRYIYYRVGGKATAEDLTSETFLRALRRIGTFTWQGRDFGAWLVTIARNLVADHFKSSRFRLEVTTGEMLDANEVERSPEDSVLESLSNAALLDAVRRLNPQQQECVTLRFLQGLSVAETARVMGKNEGAIKTLQYRAVRTLARLLPDDAR from the coding sequence GTGTACCCACACGTCGGGGTTGACGCCTCGGGCCTGGCCACGCTGCGCGCGACGGTCGAACGGTTCCAGGACCTGTTCCGCGACTTCGCCCCCGCCGCGTACGCCGCCCCCGCCCTCACCGCGGCCACCGCCCCCGCCGGCCCCTGCTACGCGCTCGCGGAGGGCGGAGCCGCGGTCGGCAGACGCGCGAGGTCGTCCGGGACCACGACGGCACGCCGTCCCGCGGCCGACAGCGACAGCGCCCGCATGATGGAACTGGTCGAGCGGGCCCAGGCCGGGGAGGCCGAGGCCTTCGGCCGGCTCTACGACCAATACAGCGACACGGTGTACCGCTACATCTACTACCGCGTGGGCGGCAAGGCCACGGCCGAGGACCTCACCAGTGAGACGTTCCTGCGCGCGCTGCGCAGGATCGGCACCTTCACCTGGCAGGGCAGGGACTTCGGGGCATGGCTGGTCACGATCGCGCGCAACCTCGTCGCGGACCACTTCAAGTCCAGCCGCTTCCGGCTGGAGGTGACCACCGGCGAGATGCTCGACGCCAACGAGGTCGAGCGCTCACCCGAGGACTCGGTGTTGGAATCGCTCTCCAACGCGGCCCTCCTGGACGCGGTGCGGCGACTGAACCCGCAGCAGCAGGAGTGCGTGACCCTTCGCTTCCTCCAGGGGCTGTCCGTCGCGGAGACCGCCCGCGTCATGGGGAAGAACGAGGGCGCCATCAAGACGCTCCAGTACCGGGCCGTCCGGACCCTCGCCCGGCTCCTCCCGGACGACGCCCGCTGA
- a CDS encoding DUF5667 domain-containing protein, translating to MIANVSAHRRANAFAHALEEQPDRGAAAEQSGGPAPSEGAERAGQERLLALAAGLGALPRPELDAEVKVAQRARILAEFEAILRADGAEGEPGTPALPEQRGGSGARRAAPLRRLRPRGRLAKGLTAGGLSVGVAAGAFGGVAAASSDALPGDSLYGLKRGIEDFKRGFADDDGERGRAYLDQASTRLGEARRLMERDRGGPLDHESLGEVRHALSDVRHDASEGHRLLSEAYARDPESLGPMRALSAFSQSQSGTWGTLRERLPVQLGDVSEQVSSVFEAIDEDVAPLRSLLPASPDEPGDDRRPAASPESAEAPSTSPAAPGDPTAPAGEVDPTAGSADPGRRMDVPPPAADGPGEPSRSETRQDGLLGSDTGGLLDPPAEDDGGTTPSAEGDQGTLPEPDITLPPLLPGLLPGLGGGDTEDG from the coding sequence GTGATCGCGAACGTATCGGCGCACCGGCGGGCGAACGCCTTCGCCCACGCTCTGGAGGAGCAGCCCGATCGGGGTGCGGCGGCCGAGCAGTCAGGAGGACCGGCTCCGTCCGAGGGCGCGGAGCGGGCCGGCCAGGAGCGCCTGCTGGCGCTCGCGGCCGGCCTCGGCGCGCTGCCGCGGCCGGAGCTCGACGCCGAGGTCAAGGTCGCCCAGCGGGCCCGGATCCTGGCGGAGTTCGAAGCCATCCTCCGGGCCGACGGCGCCGAAGGCGAACCCGGGACCCCGGCGCTCCCCGAGCAGCGCGGAGGCAGCGGTGCCCGGCGGGCCGCCCCGCTGCGTCGGCTCCGGCCGCGCGGCCGACTCGCCAAGGGGCTCACCGCGGGCGGGCTCAGCGTCGGGGTCGCGGCCGGGGCGTTCGGCGGCGTCGCCGCCGCCAGCTCCGACGCCCTGCCCGGCGATTCCCTCTACGGCCTCAAGCGTGGCATCGAGGACTTCAAGCGCGGCTTCGCGGACGACGACGGCGAGCGTGGCCGCGCCTACCTCGACCAGGCGTCGACACGTCTCGGCGAGGCCCGGCGGCTGATGGAGCGGGACCGCGGCGGCCCCCTCGACCACGAGTCCCTCGGCGAGGTGCGGCACGCCCTGTCCGATGTGCGACACGACGCCTCGGAGGGACATCGCCTGCTCAGCGAGGCCTACGCCCGCGACCCGGAGTCGCTGGGGCCCATGCGGGCTCTGTCCGCGTTCTCGCAGTCCCAGAGTGGCACCTGGGGCACGCTTCGGGAACGGCTGCCGGTACAGCTCGGCGATGTCAGCGAGCAGGTGTCGTCGGTCTTCGAGGCCATAGACGAGGACGTGGCACCGCTGCGCTCCTTGCTGCCCGCCTCCCCGGACGAGCCGGGGGACGACCGCCGGCCGGCCGCCTCGCCGGAGTCCGCAGAGGCGCCGAGCACCAGCCCGGCGGCACCTGGCGACCCCACCGCCCCCGCGGGCGAGGTGGACCCCACCGCCGGCTCGGCGGACCCCGGCCGACGGATGGACGTCCCCCCTCCCGCCGCCGACGGTCCCGGCGAGCCCTCCCGCTCCGAGACCCGGCAGGACGGCCTGCTCGGCTCGGACACCGGCGGGTTGCTCGACCCGCCGGCGGAGGACGACGGTGGCACCACCCCGTCTGCCGAGGGCGACCAGGGCACCCTGCCCGAGCCCGACATCACCCTCCCACCCCTGCTGCCCGGCCTGCTCCCGGGCCTGGGCGGTGGCGACACGGAGGACGGCTGA
- a CDS encoding lysophospholipid acyltransferase family protein produces MADAKVIPFDDDRSRGGAASHPTRRRSPAGRRAGAAEHGAGRGPVPAAVPDGPPEEPREGAEGNRPLPARDAVSELDRRVAAGLAFLRRRLTGEYQVDDFGYDAELTDQVLMSLLRPMYERYFRVEVRGVENIPAEGGALIVANHSGTLPLDALMMQVAVHDHHPAGRHLRLLAADLVFALPVVNELARKLGHTLACAEDAERLLGQGELVGVMPEGFKGIGKPFGERYKLQRFGRGGFVSTALRRRTPIVPCSIVGAEEIYPMIGNARTLARLLGLPYFPLTPTFPWLGPLGVVPLPTKWTIQFGEPIPTDGYPLEAAEDPMVMFNLTDQVREQIQHTLYKLLVRRRSVFF; encoded by the coding sequence ATGGCGGACGCCAAGGTCATTCCGTTCGACGACGACCGGTCGCGGGGCGGCGCGGCGTCCCACCCCACGCGTCGACGGTCCCCGGCGGGCCGACGCGCGGGCGCGGCGGAGCACGGCGCGGGACGGGGGCCGGTTCCGGCGGCCGTGCCGGACGGCCCGCCCGAGGAGCCTCGGGAGGGGGCGGAGGGGAACCGGCCGCTCCCGGCTCGGGACGCGGTCTCGGAGCTCGACCGGCGGGTCGCCGCCGGCCTCGCCTTCCTGCGCCGACGCCTCACGGGGGAGTACCAGGTCGACGATTTCGGCTACGACGCGGAGCTGACCGACCAGGTGTTGATGTCCCTGCTGCGCCCGATGTACGAGAGGTACTTCCGAGTCGAGGTCAGGGGGGTCGAGAACATCCCCGCCGAGGGCGGTGCGTTGATCGTCGCCAACCACTCGGGGACGCTGCCCTTGGACGCCCTGATGATGCAGGTCGCCGTGCACGATCACCACCCGGCGGGTCGCCATCTGCGGCTGCTCGCGGCCGACCTGGTGTTCGCACTGCCGGTCGTCAACGAACTGGCCCGCAAGCTCGGCCACACCCTCGCCTGCGCGGAGGACGCCGAACGGCTGCTGGGACAGGGGGAACTGGTGGGGGTGATGCCGGAGGGTTTCAAGGGCATCGGCAAGCCGTTCGGCGAGCGTTACAAGCTCCAGCGCTTCGGTCGCGGTGGCTTCGTCTCCACGGCGCTGCGCCGGCGCACGCCGATCGTGCCCTGCTCGATCGTCGGTGCCGAGGAGATCTACCCCATGATCGGCAATGCCCGGACACTGGCGCGGCTGCTCGGCCTCCCCTACTTCCCCTTGACTCCGACCTTCCCCTGGCTCGGCCCGCTTGGCGTGGTGCCGCTGCCGACGAAGTGGACCATCCAGTTCGGCGAGCCCATCCCGACGGACGGTTACCCGCTGGAGGCGGCGGAGGACCCCATGGTGATGTTCAACCTCACCGACCAGGTCCGTGAGCAGATCCAACACACGCTGTACAAGCTGTTGGTACGGCGCCGCTCGGTGTTCTTCTAG
- a CDS encoding NAD-dependent epimerase/dehydratase family protein, producing MGEVVLVTGAARPLAGRFIRRVRRDPAVGRVVAVDVVPPEHPLGGAEFVRADIRHPSIGRVLVEAGADTVVHMDVSGTPVPGGGRAAVKETNVIGTMQLLGACQKSPRVRRLVVKSSTHVYGSASRDPAVCFETTPPRSLPTGGYAKDTVEVEGYVRGFARRRPDVAVCVLRFANILGPTAGTPLGSYFSLPLLPTVFGYDPRLQFVHEDDVVEVLRAAVHEPRRGTLNSGIFNIAGDGVLLLSQCSRRLGRPTVPLLLPAVTWASTVVRRLGVTDFSPEQIRLLTHGRVVDTTQMRETLGFRPRYTTAETLADFGRSQGTGSLPPRLVADVIDRMAAPAVRGGARNGD from the coding sequence TTGGGCGAGGTCGTGCTGGTGACCGGAGCCGCTCGGCCGTTGGCGGGCCGCTTCATCCGGCGTGTGCGGCGGGACCCTGCGGTGGGCCGGGTCGTGGCCGTGGACGTCGTGCCTCCCGAGCATCCTTTGGGCGGGGCCGAGTTCGTCCGCGCCGACATCCGGCATCCCAGCATCGGTCGGGTGCTCGTCGAGGCCGGGGCGGACACCGTCGTGCACATGGACGTCTCGGGCACGCCCGTGCCGGGGGGCGGGCGCGCGGCGGTCAAGGAGACCAACGTCATCGGGACGATGCAGTTGCTGGGCGCCTGTCAGAAGTCGCCGCGTGTACGGCGCCTCGTGGTCAAGTCCAGCACCCATGTCTACGGGTCCGCGTCGCGCGATCCCGCGGTCTGCTTCGAGACCACGCCCCCGAGGTCCCTGCCGACCGGCGGCTACGCCAAGGACACCGTCGAGGTCGAGGGGTACGTGCGGGGATTCGCGCGACGGCGGCCGGATGTGGCGGTGTGCGTGCTGAGGTTCGCCAACATCCTCGGGCCGACGGCCGGTACCCCGCTCGGCTCGTACTTCTCCCTGCCGTTGCTCCCCACCGTGTTCGGATACGACCCCCGACTGCAGTTCGTCCACGAGGACGACGTGGTCGAGGTGCTGCGGGCCGCCGTGCACGAACCGCGCCGCGGCACGCTCAACAGTGGCATCTTCAACATCGCCGGGGACGGGGTCCTCCTGCTGTCCCAGTGTTCCAGGAGGCTGGGTCGCCCCACCGTGCCGTTGCTGCTCCCCGCGGTCACCTGGGCGAGCACCGTCGTGCGTAGGCTGGGGGTGACGGATTTCTCGCCCGAGCAGATCCGACTGTTGACGCACGGGCGGGTCGTGGACACCACGCAGATGCGGGAGACCCTGGGGTTCCGCCCTCGGTACACGACGGCGGAGACCCTCGCGGACTTCGGACGGAGCCAGGGTACGGGGTCGCTTCCGCCCCGCCTGGTGGCCGACGTGATCGATCGGATGGCGGCACCGGCCGTCCGCGGCGGCGCCCGGAACGGCGACTGA
- a CDS encoding AURKAIP1/COX24 domain-containing protein — MGSVIKKRRKRMAKKKHRKLLKRTRVQRRNKK, encoded by the coding sequence GTGGGCTCTGTTATCAAGAAGCGGCGCAAGCGGATGGCCAAGAAGAAGCACCGCAAGCTGCTCAAGCGCACGCGCGTTCAGCGTCGCAACAAGAAGTAG
- a CDS encoding helix-turn-helix domain-containing protein: MAADQRPLSEVRFLTVAEVAAVMRVSKMTVYRLVHSGHLPAIRVGRSFRVPEHAVHDYLRDSFVGVDTV, encoded by the coding sequence ATGGCTGCTGACCAGAGGCCTCTGAGCGAGGTTCGGTTCCTTACCGTGGCGGAGGTCGCCGCGGTGATGCGAGTGTCGAAGATGACCGTGTACCGACTGGTGCACAGCGGTCATCTGCCCGCGATCCGGGTGGGGCGATCGTTCCGCGTCCCGGAACACGCGGTCCACGACTACCTGCGCGACAGTTTCGTGGGGGTGGACACCGTCTGA